The window TAGCTCGTGAAATAGGATATTTCTCGGAATATTTGCGCCAAGCGAAAGAACAAGGATTAAAGATTAAGATTCACTCAGGAGAAGTAGGAGATGCAGTGCGGGTGCTCAAAGAATACGAGCATGTTCAACCAGATGCTATTCAACACGGCATCAGGGCTTCCGAAAATTCAGAGGTTCTCGAAGCGCTCGTTGAAGCACGAGTGACGGTAAATGTTTGTCCAGCAAGTAACATGGCGCTTCGATTAGTGAATGACTATAGCTGCCACCCGATAGCTGACATGCTGCGTGCTGGGCTACGGGTAACCGTAAATACTGATGATTATGCAATCTTCGGAACTTCCTTAAGTGAAGAGTATCTCCATCTTTTCGAGAATGGACTCCTTACAGCAGCAGAACTGGAGTTAATACGCGTTCATGGTCTGAAGGAAAATGCCTCTGAAAACAACCCTTCGCGGCAGTAATTCCATAAATCTGCTAAAAACGTGAGTAGCCCTATCCACCAAGCAGCTGAAGTGCAAGCGATGGCTGCTGATTCGCCTGTGCAAGAATCGCAGTACCTGCCTGTTGGAGAATAGTAAGTCGAGTAAGCTCGGCTGATTCTGCTGCAATATCCGCATCTCGAATTCTCGATTCTGCTCCTTTGAAGTTTTCTCTCGCCACCTGAAGATTTCTAATACTCAAATCAAGTCGACTCTCCGCTGCACCAAGAGTTCCTCTACTCCGCGTTATGCTGGTGATGGCACCATTGATTGCATCAAGAGCAAGACGAGCAGCAGACTGAGATTCAATGGATGTGCTCCCTTGGATAGAGTACGCTGGGATAGAAGAACCCGTACTGGCAAGACCCATGGCTTCTAAGGTTGCTTGCACTCCAGAATATGTGACCTGAGAGATTGATGTCCCATCAAATCCGACCTGAAACGTAATCTCACCGCCGCCACTCAGAAGCTTGAGACCATTAAACTCGGTAGTGTGGGCAATTCGCTCAACCTCGCTCATGAGCGCATTAAACTCAAGCTGTATAGCAGAACGCTGGTCATTCCCGTACACCCCGTTCGCTGATTGCTCAGCAAGCTCTGCAAGTCGGCTCAGGACGTTCGTAATAGAGGAAATAGCGCCATCAGTAATAGCGACCACCGATATTCCATCAGATGCGTTCCGCATAGCTACCGAAGCGACTCGCGCATCTGCTTTGAGATTCTCAGCAATAGCAAGTCCAGCGGCATCATCCATCGCTCGATTAATGCGAAGCCCTGATGAGAGACGCTCAAACGCTGTCTGTAGACCTCTACTGGACGAGTTAAGCGCTCGTTGAGCATTAATCGAGGCTAGGTTCGTACGAATATTTAAAGTCATGATTCAATCCCTTGATGATACTATCCCGTGTATTCCAGACCCTTATCCATTAAGAAGCTGAAGTGCTAGCTGCGGTTGTGCGTTAGCCTGGGCTAGAACCGCAGCACCTGCCTGTTGTAGAATGTTGAGTCGAGTGAGTTCAGCCGACTCTTCCGCTACATCAACGTCGCGAATACGACTTTCAGCTGCTTTAAAATTCTCTCTTGCGACCTGCAGATTATTTACTGCTACTTCTAATCGAGCTTCTGCTGCTCCAAGAGTTCCCCTATTACGAGTGACTGAAGTAATAGCCGAATTGATGGCATCAATTGCCAGGCGAGAGGCTGATTGAGATGCCTCTGATGTTGCGCCAGAAATGGAGTAAAGCATGGTGGAACTCCCTGCACTGGCAAGCCCTAGTGCCTGCAACGTAGCCCCTACCCCGGAAAAGGTAATCTGAGATAGTGACGTCCCATCAAAGCCCACCTGAAAAGTAACCTGCTGACTACCACTTAAAATTTGTAAACCATTAAACTCAGTAGTAAGAGCAATTCGCTCCATTTCCTGAACCAAGGCGTCGAATTCGTTCTGAAGAGCGGACCGCTGGGTATTCCCGTATACGCCGTTCGCAGACTGTTCTGCAAGCTCAGCGAGACGAGTAAGAACATTAC of the bacterium genome contains:
- a CDS encoding flagellin FliC, producing the protein MTINIRTNVASLGAQRNLSQSSGKLQTAFERLSSGLRINRARDDAAGLAIAEALRADARIASVGIRNASDGVSIISIADQAIGQIGNVLTRLAELAEQSANGVYGNTQRSALQNEFDALVQEMERIALTTEFNGLQILSGSQQVTFQVGFDGTSLSQITFSGVGATLQALGLASAGSSTMLYSISGATSEASQSASRLAIDAINSAITSVTRNRGTLGAAEARLEVAVNNLQVARENFKAAESRIRDVDVAEESAELTRLNILQQAGAAVLAQANAQPQLALQLLNG
- a CDS encoding flagellin FliC produces the protein MTLNIRTNLASINAQRALNSSSRGLQTAFERLSSGLRINRAMDDAAGLAIAENLKADARVASVAMRNASDGISVVAITDGAISSITNVLSRLAELAEQSANGVYGNDQRSAIQLEFNALMSEVERIAHTTEFNGLKLLSGGGEITFQVGFDGTSISQVTYSGVQATLEAMGLASTGSSIPAYSIQGSTSIESQSAARLALDAINGAITSITRSRGTLGAAESRLDLSIRNLQVARENFKGAESRIRDADIAAESAELTRLTILQQAGTAILAQANQQPSLALQLLGG